In bacterium, the DNA window GCGCTACGACTCCTCGCGCCAGACGGGGGGCGTCGCCGGGCGGTCGCGGCGGTCGAGGCCCAGGCGCAGCCGCAGCAGCGTCCAGAGCGCGATCGCGCCGTCCCTGGCGCGGATCTTCTTCCCTTCGGCGAAGCTCCGCGGCGCGTAGCGGATCGGCACCTCGACGATCCGGCGGCCGGAGCGGAGCAGCTTGGCGGTGATCTCGGGGCAGAACTCGAAGCCGCGCGCCGCGAGCCGCAGCTCGGGCACGAGCTCGCGCCGCACGACCTTGTAGCCGGTCGGCTCGTCGGTGATCCGCTGGCCGAAGAGGATCGTCGTGAAGAGGCTCACGACGCGGCCGCCCCAGTAGTAGCGGTCGTAGGAGCGGTTCGGGCTGCCGAGGATCCGCGAGCCGTAGACCGCGTCCACGCGCGGGTCGGCGAACGGCGCGAGAAGGGCGGGGTAGTCGTCCGGGTCGTACTCGAGGTCGGCGTCCTGGACGAGGACCAGCTCGCCGCGCGCCGCGTCGAGCCCCGCGCGCACGGCGGTCCCCTTTCCCTGATTCCGCTCGAGGCGCAGCAGACGCCCGCCGGTGTCGCCGCGCAGCGCGGTCGCCGCGGCCTCGGCCGAGCCGTCGGTCGAGCCGTCGTCCACGAGGATCAGCTCGCGGCGGAACCCCGCCGGCAGGGGCGCGGCGAGGACGCGGGCGACGACGCGCGGGAGCGTCGCCCGCTCGTTGAAGAACGGCACGATGATCGAGACGAGCCCGTCGGCGCGGGACGACGTCACTCGGTCGGCTCCGCGGGCGTCGGCGGCATGTCGGGAGGCTCGGGGAGCTGGTCGGCGCCGCGGCGGCGCGGACCGCCCCGGCGACGGCGGTCGCCCCCGGCGGGGCGGCGGGCGGGCGGCTCGGGAACGGGCGCTTCGCCGCCGTAGGCCTCGAGCAGCGCGGCGCGCCACTTGGCGGCTTCCTCGCGGAAGTCGCCGGTGGCGTGCGCCATCACCTCGAACATGTCGATCGCCTCGGGCATGAAGGCGCGCTTGAGCGGGAGCGCCCCGCGGCGCTTGCGGCCGTCCTTCGGCGGCGCGAGCTTCGGCAGCGTCGCCAGCACCTGGCGCATCCGCTCGCCGTCCTTCTTGCTGATCGCGATCCGCTGGGCGATCGGGCGGAGCGTCTCCAGCGCCTCGTCGGCGTGCGGGACGCGCAGCTTGCCGTCGGCGTTCGCGCGCGGCGTGAGGAGCAGCGGCGCGAGGAGGATCGCGAACTGGACCGCGGCGGTGAGCGGGGCGCCGGCCTGGGCCCGCGCGTCGGCGACGCGCAGCGCGGCGCGCAGCGCCTCGACCTCTTCCGGCCCTTCGTCGCGCAGCCGCGCGCCCAAGTGGGCGGTCAGCTCGGGGACGATGACCTCGAGAATGCCCGAGGCGAGCATCATGTCCACGGCCGGGGCGATCGCGCCGCCGCGGAACATGCGGAGGATGTCCTCGCCGATGCGCGGCGCGGCGGCGCGGAGGATCTCGCCGCGGCAGAGCTCGACGGCGCGCCAGGTGTCGGCCTCGACCTGGCAGCCCATGCGGGCGGCGAGGCGCACGGCGCGGAGCATCCGGATCGGATCCTCGCGCATCCGGACCATCGGGTCGCCGATCGTGCGGATCAGCTTCCGCTCGGCGTCGGCCACGCCGCCGACGTAGTCGAGGATCGTGCGGCGCTCGACGTCGTAGAAGAGGGCGTTGACGGTGAAGTCGCGGCGGACGGCGTCCTCCTCGGCCGTGCCGAAGACGTTGTCGTCCTTGATCAGCAGCTCGCCGTTCTCGTCGCCGCCCGGCGCGTTCTGGGCGCGGAACGTCGCGACCTCGATGATCTTGTCGCGGAAGAAGACGTGCGCGAGACGGAAGCGACGGCCGATGATCCGGCAGTTCCGGAAGAGCCGGCGCATTTCGCGCGGCTCGGCGGAGGTGACGACGTCGAAGTCCTTCGGCTTGAGGCCGAAGAGGAGGTCGCGCACGCTGCCGCCGACGAGGTACGCCTTGTGCCCGGCCTCGTTGAGGCGGCGCACGATCCGCACCGCGTCGGCGTCGAGGTCGCCCTCGGCGAAGGCGCGGGGCACTTCGACCAGCTCCGCGCTGGGCGGGGCGTAGTCGGGGGGCGGCGGGGGCAGTTCGGCGGGCAGGTCGAGCGGGCGCGCCAGTCGTTCCAGGTAGGCCGGAAGAGCCTCGGTCATTGGTCGTTGTCCATTCTGTGGGGGCGCGGGGCAGGCCGCGCGCAGACGCGCATTGTAGCAGCCGGAAAGGGGGCGGAGACAAGAAGCGGGCGGGACGCGGCGCGCCCCGCCCGTTCCTGTTCCCCTCGCGGGGGCGATTTACTTGGCGGCGCCGAGGAAGCCGAGGAGCCACCGCTTGTTCACCGCGCGGTTGACGTTCGTGATCGCGTCGGTGAGCGGGATCTCCTTCGGGCAGGCTTCGACGCAGTTCTGGGCGTTGCCGCAGGCGCTGATGCCGCCCTTGCCCATCAAGGCGTCGAGCCGCTCGCGCTGGTTGAGCGCGCCGGTCGGGTGCAGGCCGAAGTAGAAGGTCTGGCCGATCGGGGCGGGGCCGATGAACTTGGTCATGTCGTGGCCGTCGAAGTTGGGGCAGGCTTCCATGCAGCAGCCGCAGGTCATGCAGCGGCTCATCACGTAGGCCAGCTGGGCTTCGGCCGGGTCGCGGCGCGGCCCGGGGCCGACGTCGTGCGTGCCGTCCACCGGAACCCAACCCTTGACCTTCTTGAGCGCCTCGAACATCGCCTGGCGGTCGACCATCAGGTCGCGGACCACGGGGAACTTGGTCAGCGGCGCAAGGTCGATCGTCCCCTCGGGCAGCTCGTCGACGAGCGTCGAGCAGCTCTGCCGCGGCCGGCCGTTGACCAGCATCGTGCAGGCGCCGCAGACCTCTTCGAGGCAGCTGCAGTCCCAAACCGGCGGCGCGCAGCGCTTGCCGTCGGCGTCCACGGGATTCCGGGCGATCTCCTGCAGGCAGGAGATGATGTTCAGCTTCGGACGGTAGGCGAGCCGGAACGTCTGCACGTACTTCGGCGCGCCGGGGCCGTCCTGGCGGTGAATGCGGAGGATGATTTCCGAACGCATCGTCGTCTTTGCCTCCGTCAGTCGTACTTGCGCGCGACCGGCTTGATCAGCGAGGTGTCCACAGGCTCGTACTCCCAACGCGGCCCTTCCGGCGTCCAGTCGGCGATGATCGTCTTGAGCCAGTTGGCGTCGTCGCGCTGCGGGAATTCGGGCTTGTAGTGGGCGCCGCGGGATTCGTCGCGCAGAAGGGCGCCGCGGGTGATCATCCGCGCCAGTTCGAGCATGTGCCCGAGCTGGCTGACGAACGGGATCTCCGGGTTCATGTGGCCGGCGGCGTCGTTCACGCCGATGTTCTTGTACCGGTCCATCAGCTCGGTGATCCGGGCGTCGGTGGCGCGCAGCTTGGCGTTGTCGCGGACGATCGTCACGTTCGCGGTCATCAGCTCGCCCAGCTCGCGGTGGAGCGCGTAGGCGTTCTCGCTCCCCTTCAGCGCCTGGATCTCGGCGAAGCGGGAGCGCCACTTGCCGCGCGCCGCGTCGAAGATCGCCGGGTCGGCGTCGGCGGCCCGCGTCTCCGCCTTTTCGGCGTAGATCGCGGCGGCCGGGCCGGAGATCATCCCGGCGAAGATGCAGGACAGCAGCGCGTTCGCGCCGAGCCGGTTGGCGCCGTGGTACTGGTACTCGCACTCGCCCGCGGCGTAGAGGCCGGGGAGGTTCGTCATGTGGTTGCGCGGGCTGGCGAGGTCGAGCATCCCGTCGGCCGTGCGCTCGTAGTCCACCCACAGGCCGCCCATCGAGTAGTGGACGGCGGGGAAGATCCGCATCGGAACGGTGCGCGGATCGTCGCCGACGAACTTCTCGTAGATCTCGAGGATCGCGCCGAGGCGGCGGTCGAGGAACTCGCGCGACTTGTGGGTCAGGTCGAGGTAGACCTGCCCCTGGCCGCCGACGCCCATCTCGAGGTCGTAGCAGACGTGGTAGATCTCGCGCGCGCCGATGTCGCGCGGCACGAGGTTGCCGAAGCGGGGGTACTTCTCTTCGAGGAAGTACCAGCGCTCTTCTTCGGGGATCTGGCGCGGGTCGCGCGGATCGCCCTTCTTGCGCGGCACCCAGCAGCGGCCGCCTTCGCCGCGGGCCGACTCGGACATCAGCCGGAGCTTGTCCTCGCCGGGGATCGCGGTGGGGTGGATCTGGACCATCTCCGGGTTCGCGAACCGCGCCCCTTCGAGGTAGCAGGCGGCGGCGGCGGAGCCGGTGCAGATGACGGAGTTGGTCGAACGGCCGTAGACCATGCCGAGGCCGCCGGTGGCGAGGATCGTCGCGTCGGCGGCGAAGGTCTCGATCTTCATCTCGCGGCGGTCGAGGGCCACGATGCCGAGGCAGCGCTTGTCGGAGTCGAGGACCGGGCCGAGGAACTCCCAGTACTCGTACTTCTTGACCAGCCCTTCGGCCTCGTAGCGGCGCACCTGCTCGTCCAAGGCGTAGAGCAGCTGCTGC includes these proteins:
- a CDS encoding glycosyltransferase family 2 protein, yielding MTSSRADGLVSIIVPFFNERATLPRVVARVLAAPLPAGFRRELILVDDGSTDGSAEAAATALRGDTGGRLLRLERNQGKGTAVRAGLDAARGELVLVQDADLEYDPDDYPALLAPFADPRVDAVYGSRILGSPNRSYDRYYWGGRVVSLFTTILFGQRITDEPTGYKVVRRELVPELRLAARGFEFCPEITAKLLRSGRRIVEVPIRYAPRSFAEGKKIRARDGAIALWTLLRLRLGLDRRDRPATPPVWREES
- the pcnB gene encoding polynucleotide adenylyltransferase PcnB encodes the protein MTEALPAYLERLARPLDLPAELPPPPPDYAPPSAELVEVPRAFAEGDLDADAVRIVRRLNEAGHKAYLVGGSVRDLLFGLKPKDFDVVTSAEPREMRRLFRNCRIIGRRFRLAHVFFRDKIIEVATFRAQNAPGGDENGELLIKDDNVFGTAEEDAVRRDFTVNALFYDVERRTILDYVGGVADAERKLIRTIGDPMVRMREDPIRMLRAVRLAARMGCQVEADTWRAVELCRGEILRAAAPRIGEDILRMFRGGAIAPAVDMMLASGILEVIVPELTAHLGARLRDEGPEEVEALRAALRVADARAQAGAPLTAAVQFAILLAPLLLTPRANADGKLRVPHADEALETLRPIAQRIAISKKDGERMRQVLATLPKLAPPKDGRKRRGALPLKRAFMPEAIDMFEVMAHATGDFREEAAKWRAALLEAYGGEAPVPEPPARRPAGGDRRRRGGPRRRGADQLPEPPDMPPTPAEPTE
- the sdhB gene encoding succinate dehydrogenase iron-sulfur subunit gives rise to the protein MRSEIILRIHRQDGPGAPKYVQTFRLAYRPKLNIISCLQEIARNPVDADGKRCAPPVWDCSCLEEVCGACTMLVNGRPRQSCSTLVDELPEGTIDLAPLTKFPVVRDLMVDRQAMFEALKKVKGWVPVDGTHDVGPGPRRDPAEAQLAYVMSRCMTCGCCMEACPNFDGHDMTKFIGPAPIGQTFYFGLHPTGALNQRERLDALMGKGGISACGNAQNCVEACPKEIPLTDAITNVNRAVNKRWLLGFLGAAK
- the sdhA gene encoding succinate dehydrogenase flavoprotein subunit, with protein sequence MSAKPRFIVVGGGLAGLMATWKLAEAGHEVLLFSVVNVKRSHSVCAQGGINAAVNIKGENDSPDVHFYDTVKGGDFLANQPPVKHMAYEAPKIIYLFDRIGVPFSRTAEGNLDFRRFGGTLYHRTAFAGASTGQQLLYALDEQVRRYEAEGLVKKYEYWEFLGPVLDSDKRCLGIVALDRREMKIETFAADATILATGGLGMVYGRSTNSVICTGSAAAACYLEGARFANPEMVQIHPTAIPGEDKLRLMSESARGEGGRCWVPRKKGDPRDPRQIPEEERWYFLEEKYPRFGNLVPRDIGAREIYHVCYDLEMGVGGQGQVYLDLTHKSREFLDRRLGAILEIYEKFVGDDPRTVPMRIFPAVHYSMGGLWVDYERTADGMLDLASPRNHMTNLPGLYAAGECEYQYHGANRLGANALLSCIFAGMISGPAAAIYAEKAETRAADADPAIFDAARGKWRSRFAEIQALKGSENAYALHRELGELMTANVTIVRDNAKLRATDARITELMDRYKNIGVNDAAGHMNPEIPFVSQLGHMLELARMITRGALLRDESRGAHYKPEFPQRDDANWLKTIIADWTPEGPRWEYEPVDTSLIKPVARKYD